One genomic region from Macaca mulatta isolate MMU2019108-1 chromosome 20, T2T-MMU8v2.0, whole genome shotgun sequence encodes:
- the AQP8 gene encoding aquaporin-8 gives MSGEISMCEPEFGNGKAREPSVGGRWRVSWYERFVQPCLVELLGSALFIFIGCLSVIENGTDTGLLQPALAHGLALGLVIATLGNISGGHFNPAVSLAATLIGGLNLVMLLPYWVSQLLGGMLGAALAKAVSPEEKFWNASGAAFVTVQEHGQVARALGAEIILTTLLALAVCMGAINEKTKGPLAPFSIGFAVIVDILAGGTISGGCMNPARAFGPAVVANHWDFHWIYWLGPLLAGLLVGLLIRCFIGDGKTRLILKSR, from the exons ATGTCTGGAGAG ATATCCATGTGTGAGCCTGAATTTGGCAACGGCAAGGCCAGGGAGCCGAGTGTGGGTGGCAGGTGGCGAGTGTCCTGGTATGAACGGTTTGTGCAGCCGTGCCTGGTCGAACTGCTGGGCTCTGCTCTCTTCATCTTCATCGGGTGCCTGTCGGTCATCGAGAATGGGACGGACACTGGACTGCTGCAGCCGGCCCTGGCCCATGGGTTGGCTTTGGGGCTCGTGATTGCCACTCTGGGGAATATCAG TGGTGGACACTTCAACCCTGCCGTGTCCCTGGCAGCCACGCTGATCGGAGGCCTCAACCTGGTGATGCTTCTCCCGTACTGGGTCTCACAGCTGCTCGGGGGGATGCTCGGGGCTGCcttggccaag GCGGTGAGTCCCGAGGAGAAGTTCTGGAATGCGTCTGGGGCAGCCTTTGTGACTGTCCAGGAGCACGGGCAGGTGGCAAGGGCGTTGGGGGCAGAGATCATCCTGACGACGCTGCTGGCCCTGGCCGTGTGCATGGGTGCCATCAATGAGAAGACAAAGGGCCCTCTGGCCCCATTCTCCATCGGCTTTGCTGTCATCGTGGATATCCTGGCCGG GGGCACTATATCTGGAGGCTGCATGAATCCGGCCCGTGCTTTTGGACCTGCGGTGGTGGCCAACCACTGGGACTTCCACTGGATCTACTGGCTGGGCCCACTCCTGGCTGGCCTGCTTGTTGGACTGCTCATTAG